A genomic window from Caldicellulosiruptor kronotskyensis 2002 includes:
- a CDS encoding DUF975 family protein, which produces MLALFPANYILYENSDVSIIEIIKECFRITKKAKLKVLLFYLSFIGWYILGMLTLGILFIYVTPYISVTSYYLYKKLSGKEYVNSEISSQYMI; this is translated from the coding sequence ATATTAGCATTATTTCCAGCAAATTATATATTGTATGAAAATAGTGATGTTTCTATAATTGAGATAATAAAAGAGTGCTTTAGGATTACAAAGAAAGCCAAGCTCAAAGTATTATTGTTTTACCTTAGTTTTATCGGATGGTACATTTTAGGTATGCTAACTTTAGGTATATTATTTATATATGTTACACCCTATATATCAGTGACATCGTATTATTTATACAAAAAATTATCAGGTAAGGAATATGTAAATAGTGAAATTTCCAGTCAATATATGATTTAA